The window ttaacattGCATGGTAAATGTTCCCTTCTTTTTCTTCgtctctttctttaaaaaaaaaaaaatgctcaaagTGAGGATTCAGGCGTAAATATCTCATACAGAAGTTCACCAATAAGTGAGGTGGATGAGGTTGTCGTCCCAACCCCTAGTAACACAAGAATAGATGCAATTGGGAAGAAAGCACAAGACCTTATAGAGAGGATCAACCAGAGTCGGGCAATGGACCAGAAACTTATGAACAGCTTTGAGGAAAAGTTAATGAAGAAGGTATTGGCTTTTATGTAGAGTCTGCAAAAGTCTGTAAAAAAACACCATGAAATAACATCTACATGTTTGAGGCTAAGGAAAGAAATATCTTTGCCACCATCAAGCAATTATGGGATGCTACAAAGATCTTTAtcatcacacatcacacatttaTCATCAGACATCTTAgctctaaataataataataataaaaaaaatcttaaattaaatataaaggaCATCTCTATGGATCCAGATTTTTAGGCCACCATGTCTATTAGTTTCAGATACATGTCCTTCAAGGCAGGCAGGCATAGTGAAAGGCAAAGGTGTATATCAAGGTTCTTTATATACttcagtcctggagggccagcgTCCAACATTATTTGGTTATTCGTCTGCGCAAACAAAGCTGATTTAACAaatctgttaatttaaaaagttgattCAGATTAAGTAGATGTGTtaaggtgttggtgaattacaactGTGCTGGAACCTGGCCCTCTACGATGAGTTGAAGATCCCTGAAGTATATTCAGGGATTATGTATATGTCAAGAGGTTTGTGCATTAATTtgcaataacttttttttaaaaagtctcatTTATTTAGAAGGACAAGTTGGCCTTTAAAGATTTAATTGTACTGGAGAAAGCAAATGATCTTAAGATAGAAGATGCAAATCAATAACTATGCTACTGGAACGTCATTTGTCATACTTTGTCAAATATTATAGTAAAGGACAAAGACATAATTTGAACTGGAGGCAGAAAGAATGCAAAGCTGGATTAGAAAGAGAATACTTTGagttgacaaaaaaacaaacaaaagcaattTATTCACTCATCTCCTGTAGCTGCTTTATCCAGAATAGGGTGGCAATATGTCCAGAGCAGACACAGAGATGCCAATTCAAAGTAGGAATctaagtacacacacactcatacatttattcacacataGATAACAATTTAGAGTACCCAGTGTACCTACTGGAGTACCCAGTGTACCTACAATGATTATGTAGGAAACCAAAGCTGTCAGGGAAATATAATTCCACACAGACAGTAAAATGAGCTCAAGATTGAGCTGACTTTGGAGAATCTTTTTTTAGAAAAGcagcatataaataaacaagccACATAAGAAGGCCAAGAACCACTTgagattttaaattattgaGATAAATGTTCTTGTGCAACCTTAGAATCTCAAGTGTGTAAGCTTATTCATTGCTCTTCAGTAAGcactttattctggtcaggACTGCAATAGTGACAGATCCTTTCCTGGCAACACTTTCCAGTAAACACTTGTCTGTCCTGGCTACATCTGGATGGGAATTGAGAGAATTATTCCATACGGGATGCCAGtccatttaaaaatttaagtatATTTACCAATATGCATTCTAGCTTGTAACATTGCTTTGTGTAAAAGCATCTTACAAATTAACCAAGAGTCCTTTTGTTGAGGGTTAGTCTGTGTCTAGTCAAATAGGACTGATTTCTATATGCTTATTTTGACACCtcaagtttgtgtttgtgtgtgatggtgGAGGTGAGTGAGATGTGCCAGCAGGTGAAGGAGCAGATGTTTGAGTATTATGAGAAACACAGCCAAGAGATGGAAATGAAGCTCACAGAGCTTACAGAGGTGTTGGGGCGCAGCAGTCAGCTCGGCATGGAGCTCCAGAGGGCCAGCCAGACACTGGCAGCCATTAACAAGGGTCTGCAGCAAACCCCGGGCCAGTAGATACACATCGCACACACCAGATAGCTCCTATAATACTTTCACAGCACCAGACGTGTGCTATGACAGTCAGGACATAATAGTATAATTTGTTAATATAACAGAAAGACCTTATTACAAAGGTAGGAGGTGTAGCATGACTGGAGTAATTTTTTAGCATCCAGCTTACAAAGAGTGTAAAGtgtgatacttaaaaaaaaaaaattcaaatactCCGTCAGTGGAGcaacataaatattatatttataataaacatgttcttcaggtgagtgagtgaagacttggaaaatgtattattcgtaaaaatgtatatatcttttgaactttgtttttattaaagttcTATCTATATGGACTATAACCTGTTTGTTTCCTTTTGATTTTTATCACTTTTTGTTATAGCACAACAAGCTATTCTCCAAATATAGACAGTCAGACATCCATAAAGTGAGCACAAGATAATATGTAAATCCTCAAACTCTCATAGCAATGCACCTTCAGGAAATTAGATTTTTCTCTGTCAGTACACCCAGTCATCACAAAAGTAATCTCAAAAACTAATAGAAAAACAGTGATCCAATTCCAAATTAAATAAAGGTCTCTCAACACCATATTAATTTAATCTGCAAAATTAAGCATTTTACTTTTCTTATTATGATTTAGCAGAGCAAATTGACAGTACAGTCAATAATTTACAGTCAGTTTAAATAAATCCGATAGACATATAAAAAAGCTTTACCATTTGTTTTTTAGCATCAGATTATAATTCCTTACGCAATTCTTAAATTTTATGGGCTTAAGAGATACACCTAAACcttttttatacataatattcaAGTGGACTTCACTTTGTTTACAAGCCATCGTTCATGCAGTACACGCGTACAAATACGCTT of the Clarias gariepinus isolate MV-2021 ecotype Netherlands chromosome 16, CGAR_prim_01v2, whole genome shotgun sequence genome contains:
- the syce2 gene encoding synaptonemal complex central element protein 2 isoform X2, with protein sequence MQPSICNRVSQEGHGHSLDRNSAGETLSFATLDDGHELQSEDSGVNISYRSSPISEVDEVVVPTPSNTRIDAIGKKAQDLIERINQSRAMDQKLMNSFEEKLMKKVSEMCQQVKEQMFEYYEKHSQEMEMKLTELTEVLGRSSQLGMELQRASQTLAAINKGLQQTPGQ
- the syce2 gene encoding synaptonemal complex central element protein 2 isoform X1; its protein translation is MAQHFFGHPGSATSQSTPKVAHHRVLTKVSQEGHGHSLDRNSAGETLSFATLDDGHELQSEDSGVNISYRSSPISEVDEVVVPTPSNTRIDAIGKKAQDLIERINQSRAMDQKLMNSFEEKLMKKVSEMCQQVKEQMFEYYEKHSQEMEMKLTELTEVLGRSSQLGMELQRASQTLAAINKGLQQTPGQ